One window of Salvelinus fontinalis isolate EN_2023a chromosome 19, ASM2944872v1, whole genome shotgun sequence genomic DNA carries:
- the me3 gene encoding NADP-dependent malic enzyme, mitochondrial, giving the protein MNSLPGRSVLLCRRMTAGAMRVLAGTTGHPDTVARVTSLEAVRVCHSGSSRKGSVSTKKRGYDITRNPHLNKGMAFTLQERLQLGIHGLLPPVYLSQDVQVLRIMKSYEGRNPLDKYILLMTLQDRNEKLFYRLLTSDVEEFMPIVYTPTVGLACQQYGLAFRRPRGLFITIHDKGHIATMLNSWPEENIKAIVVTDGERILGLGDLGSYGMGIPVGKLALYTACGGVPPQQCLPVLLDVGTDNQALLEDPLYIGLKHKRIRGKEYDDLIDEFMQAVTDKYGMNCLIQFEDFANSNAFRLLNKYRNRYCTFNDDIQGTASVAVAGVLAALKITKNKLSDHTFVFQGAGEAALGIAHLLIMAMAKEGVSATEAAKKIWMVDSRGLIVKGRGNLNHEKEEFAHDHAHLKTLEEVVHTVKPTALIGAAAIGGAFTEKIIKDMASFNKRPIIFALSNPTSKAECTAEQCYQLTEGRGIFASGSPFSKVTLADGRSFIPGQGNNAYVFPGVALGIIACGVRQISDDIFLTTAEAIADMVTEEHLAEGRLYPPLNSIREVSFKIAVKVVDYAYRHKIASLYPEPKDKEAFVLSHVYSPDYDSFVQDTYDWPQDAMNVQDV; this is encoded by the exons ATGAACTCCCTTCCAGGCAGGAGTGTGTTGCTATGCAGACGCATGACAGCAGGCGCTATGAGGGTCCTCGCGGGCACAACGGGCCATCCTGATACCGTGGCCCGTGTGACCTCCCTCGAGGCTGTCAGAGTGTGCCACTCGGGCTCGAGCCGCAAGGGCAGCGTCAGCACAAAGAAGCGTGGCTATGACATCACCAGAAACCCCCACCTGAACAAG GGCATGGCCTTCACCCTACAGGAGCGCCTGCAGCTGGGCATCCACGGCCTGCTGCCCCCCGTCTACCTCTCCCAGGACGTCCAGGTGCTCCGTATCATGAAGAGCTACGAGGGCCGCAACCCCCTCGACAA GTACATCTTGCTGATGACTCTGCAGGACAGGAATGAGAAGTTGTTTTACCGCCTGCTGACGTCTGATGTAGAGGAGTTCATGCCCATTGTCTATACCCCCACTGTAGGGCTGGCCTGCCAACAGTACGGACTGGCCTTCAGGAGACCACG AGGTCTCTTCATCACCATCCATGATAAAGGCCACATCGCCACCATGCTCAACTCCTGGCCTGAGGAGAACATCAAG GCCATTGTGGTGACGGACGGAGAGCGTATCCTGGGTCTGGGCGACCTGGGCAGTTACGGCATGGGCATCCCAGTGGGTAAACTGGCCCTGTACACGGCCTGCGGAGGAGTGCCACCCCAGCAGTGTCTACCAGTGCTGCTGGACGTAGGCACCGACAACCAG GCACTCCTGGAAGACCCCCTGTACATCGGCCTGAAGCACAAGAGGATCAGAGGAAAGGAGTACGATGACCTCATCGATGAGTTCATGCAGGCAGTTACTGACaa GTATGGAATGAACTGCCTGATCCAGTTTGAGGACTTTGCCAACTCCAACGCCTTCCGCCTCCTCAACAAATACCGCAACCGCTACTGCACCTTCAACGACGACATTCAAG gCACAGCCTCAGTAGCAGTAGCTGGGGTCTTGGCTGCTCTGAAGATCACTAAGAACAAACTGTCAGACCACACCTTTGTGTTCCAGGGGGCCGGGGAG GCTGCACTGGGTATTGCCCACTTGCTAATCATGGCCATGGCGAAGGAGGGGGTGTCGGCAACGGAAGCCGCAAAGAAAATCTGGATGGTCGACTCCAGGGGCCTCATCGTCAAG GGCAGAGGAAACCTGAACCATGAGAAGGAGGAGTTTGCCCACGACCACGCCCACCTCAAGACCCTGGAGGAGGTGGTGCACACCGTCAAGCCCACCGCCCTCATCG GAGCGGCGGCCATCGGAGGGGCGTTTACtgagaagatcatcaaggacatggCGTCCTTCAACAAGCGGCCCATCATCTTCGCCCTGAGTAACCCCACCAGCAAGGCAGAGTGCACCGCCGAGCAGTGCTACCAACTCACCGAG gggCGGGGCATCTTTGCCAGTGGCAGCCCCTTTAGTAAGGTGACCCTGGCTGACGGGCGCTCCTTCATCCCCGGTCAGGGGAACAACGCCTACGTGTTCCCTGGCGTGGCATTGGGGATCATCGCCTGCGGGGTGCGCCAAATCTCTGACGACATCTTCCTCACCACAGCCGAG gCGATAGCTGACATGGTAACAGAGGAGCACCTGGCCGAGGGAAGACTCTACCCTCCACTCAACAGCATCAGAGAAGTGTCCTTTAAGATCGCTGTCAAG GTGGTTGACTATGCGTACAGACACAAAATTGCCTCCCTGTACCCGGAGCCCAAGGACAAGGAGGCGTTCGTGCTCTCCCATGTCTACAGCCCCGACTACGACTCCTTCGTCCAGGACACCTACGACTGGCCCCAGGACGCCATGAATGTCCAGGACGTGTGA